The stretch of DNA CCAGCACCTTGCCGATCGGCCGGAACGCGCGCGAGGCCACGAAGACCGGCCGCTGCGCGGCGCGCACGATCCGTTCCAGGTTCGATCCCAGGTGCCCCCTGGCGAAATCCGCCGCCTCGCCGCGCTTGCCGATGACGACGACGCGGGCGTCGCGCTCGATCTCTCCTATCGCCTCGACGATGTCGCCATGGCGCAGGCGGGTGGTGATGTCGGTGATGCCGTCGCGGTCCACGATGGCGCGGGCATCCTCCAGGATCGCGCGGCCGCGGTGGGCGACCAGCTTCGCGCGCTGCGCGTCCAGCTCGGCCAGGTCCTCCAGCAGCCTGGACCGCGCGCCCAGCCGGATCGCGCCGGACAGGTCCGACTTGTCCGGGGCCTCGCGGCGGCCCAGCACATGGATCAGCTCCACCGGCGCGCCGGTCCGCTGCGCGATCCAGGCGGCATGGTCGCAGACGCTTTCCGAGTAGATGGATCCGTCCACCAGCGCGATGATCTTGTCGGTCAT from Halovulum dunhuangense encodes:
- a CDS encoding universal stress protein; translated protein: MTDKIIALVDGSIYSESVCDHAAWIAQRTGAPVELIHVLGRREAPDKSDLSGAIRLGARSRLLEDLAELDAQRAKLVAHRGRAILEDARAIVDRDGITDITTRLRHGDIVEAIGEIERDARVVVIGKRGEAADFARGHLGSNLERIVRAAQRPVFVASRAFRPIGKVLVAYDGGRSAMKAVDHIARSPLFAGLAIEVVTVGADTAESRKGLEDAKALLKAAGFEAATRILPGQPETELGKLVDEEGFDLLVMGAYGHSRIRSLVIGSTTTEMVRSCKVPVVLIR